The Cervus canadensis isolate Bull #8, Minnesota chromosome 9, ASM1932006v1, whole genome shotgun sequence genome contains a region encoding:
- the HSPH1 gene encoding heat shock protein 105 kDa isoform X2, producing MYMDEEHLFSVEQITAMLLTKLKETAENNLKKPVTDCVISVPSFFTDAERRSVLDAAQIVGLNCLRLMNDMTAVALNYGIYKQDLPSLDEKPRIVVFVDMGHSAFQVSACAFNKGKLKVLGTAFDPFLGGKNFDAKLVEHFCAEFKTKYKLDAKSKIRALLRLYQECEKLKKLMSSNSTDLPLNIECFMNDKDVSGKMNRAQFEELCADLLQKIDAPLYSLMEQTQLKVEDVSAVEIVGGTTRVPAVKEKIAKFFGKDVSTTLNADEAVARGCALQCAILSPAFKVREFSVTDAVPFPISLVWSHDSEDAEGVHEVFSRNHAAPFSKVLTFLRSGPFELEAFYSDPQGVPYPEAKIGRFIVQNVSAQKDGEKSRVKVKVRVNTHGIFTISTASMVEKVPAEENEVSSLEADMDCQNQRPPENPDAEKNIQQDNNEAGTQPQVQTDGHQTSQSPPSPELTSEENKIPDADKANEKKGDQPPEAKKPKIKVVNVELPIEANLVWQLGKDLLNMYIETEGKMIMQDKLEKERNDAKNAVEEYVYEFRDKLCGPYGKFLCEQDHQKFLRLLTETENWLYEEGEDQAKQAYVDKLEELMKIGTPIKVRFQEAEERPKIFEELGQRLQHYAKIAADFRNNDEKYNHIDESEMKKVEKSVNEVMEWMNNVMNAQAKKSLDQDPVVRAQEIRAKIKELNNTCEPVVTQPKPKIESPKLERTPNGPSTDKKEEDLDGKNNFSAEPPHQNGECYPNEKSSINMDLD from the exons ATGTACATGGATGAAGAACATCTGTTCAGTGTGGAACAGATCACAGCCATGCTGTTGACTAAGTTAAAAGAAACTGCTGAAAACAACCTCAAGAAGCCAGTAACAGATTGTGTTATTTCA GTCCCTTCTTTCTTCACAGATGCTGAGAGGCGATCTGTCTTAGATGCTGCCCAGATTGTTGGCTTAAACTGCTTAAGACTCATGAATGACATGACAGCTG TTGCTTTGAATTATGGAATTTATAAGCAGGATCTCCCAAGCCTGGATGAGAAGCCTCGAATAGTGGTTTTTGTTGATATGGGGCATTCAGCTTTTCAAGTCTCTGCCTGTGCCTTTAACAAGGGAAAATTGAAG GTACTGGGAACAGCTTTTGATCCCTTCTTAGGAGGAAAAAACTTTGATGCAAAGTTGGTGGAACACTTTTGTGCAGAATTTAAAACTAAGTACAAGCTGGATGCAAAATCCAAAATTCGAGCACTTCTTCGTCTATATCAGGagtgtgaaaaattgaaaaagctGATGAGCTCTAACAGCACAGACCTACCACTGAACATCGAGTGCTTCATGAATGACAAAGATGTTTCCGGAAAGATGAACAG GGCTCAATTTGAAGAGCTCTGTGCTGACTTGCTGCAGAAGATAGACGCTCCCCTTTACTCGCTGATGGAACAGACTCAGCTCAAAGTAGAGGATGTGAGTGCTGTCGAGATAGTTGGAGGCACTACACGAGTTCCAGCCGTGAAAGAAAAAATCGCCAAGTTCTTTGGAAAAGATGTTAGCACGACGCTCAATGCAGATGAAGCGGTGGCCAGAGGGTGTGCACTGCAG tgtgcAATCCTTTCCCCAGCATTTAAAGTTAGAGAATTTTCTGTCACTGATGCAGTTCCTTTCCCAATATCTCTGGTCTGGAGCCACGATTCAGAAGATGCTGAAGG TGTCCATGAAGTGTTCAGTAGAAACCATGCTGCTCCTTTCTCCAAAGTTCTCACGTTCTTAAGAAGTGGGCCTTTTGAGCTGGAAGCTTTCTATTCTGATCCTCAAGGAGTTCCATATCCAGAAGCAAAAATAG GCCGCTTCATTGTTCAGAATGTTTCGGCACAGAAGGATGGAGAAAAATCACGAGTGAAAGTCAAAGTGCGAGTCAATACCCATGGCATTTTCACCATCTCTACAGCATCTATGGTGGAGAAGGTCCCAGCCGAGGAGAACGAAGTGTCTTCTCTTGAAGCCGACATGGACTGTCAGAATCAGAGGCCACCAGAAAACCCAGATGCCGAG aaaaatatccagCAAGACAACAATGAAGCTGGAACACAGCCCCAGGTACAAACTGATGGTCATCAAACCTCACAGTCTCCCCCTTCACCTGAACTTacctcagaagaaaacaaaatcccaGATGCTGACAAA GCTAATGAGAAGAAAGGTGACCAACCTCCAGAAGctaaaaaacccaaaataaaggTGGTGAATGTTGAGTTGCCTATTGAAGCCAACTTGGTCTGGCAGTTAGGGAAAGACCTTCTGAACATGTATATTGAAACAGAG GGTAAGATGATAATGCAGGATAAGTTGGAAAAGGAGAGAAACGACGCTAAGAATGCGGTGGAGGAGTATGTGTACGAGTTCCGGGACAAGCTGTGTGGACCGTACGGAAAGTTTCTATGCGAACAG GATCATCAAAAGTTTCTGAGGCTGCTCACAGAGACTGAGAACTGGCTCTATGAAGAAGGGGAGGACCAGGCCAAGCAGGCGTATGTTGACAAGCTGGAAGAATTAATG AAAATCGGCACTCCAATTAAAGTTCGGTTTCAAGAAGCTGAAGAAAGGccgaaaatatttgaagaactagGACAGAGGCTGCAGCACTATGCCAAGATAGCAGCTGACTTTAGAAATAAT GATGAGAAATACAACCATATTGATGAGTCTGAAATGAAAAAGGTTGAGAAGTCTGTTAATGAAGTGATGGAGTGGATGAATAATGTCATGAATGCTCAGGCTAAAAAGAGTCTTGATCAGGATCCCGTGGTCCGTGCCCAGGaaatcagagcaaaaataaag gAGTTGAATAACACTTGTGAACCTGTCGTAACACAACCCAAACCAAAAATCGAATCTCCCAAACTGGAAAGAACTCCAAATGGCCCGAGTACTGATAAAAAGGAAGAGGACTTAGACGGCAAAAACAATTTCAGTGCTGAACCTCCACACCAGAATGGAGAATGTTACCCTAATGAGAAGAGTTCCATTAATATGGACTTGGACTAG